A single Corynebacterium stationis DNA region contains:
- a CDS encoding prephenate dehydrogenase — MSSKEVFRPTCIIGLGLIGGSLLRDVAARGATVYGFNRSTSGVRAAIKEGFDASDDLVATLQRAAADEALIVIAVPMHAVGDILDAIKEHAPNCGFTDVVSVKAEVLRLVKDHGLEAHYVGSHPMAGTADSGWKHSHTGLFKQAAWAIAFDYAVENEDPGKFWIEVFTDVTKLIQLAGAEAIPVEVANHDAAVARVSHLPHVLAEALAVVGDNGGILAQSLAASSFKDGTRVAGTSPALVRQMCETNSAALVDVLDEALILLADARDNLAADPADISYLADAGYRARTRLNARSGAHKNSVSPVKISSRPVLRLKPGAYGWVSTLKQAESLGGRIEVF, encoded by the coding sequence GTGAGTTCAAAAGAAGTGTTTCGACCTACCTGCATCATCGGCTTAGGTTTGATCGGTGGTTCCCTCCTGCGTGATGTCGCTGCCCGCGGCGCTACTGTTTATGGTTTCAATCGTTCTACCTCTGGCGTGCGCGCTGCGATTAAAGAAGGCTTCGATGCCTCGGATGATCTTGTCGCGACCTTGCAGCGGGCGGCTGCCGATGAAGCCCTCATCGTCATCGCCGTGCCCATGCATGCGGTGGGCGATATTCTTGATGCCATCAAAGAGCATGCCCCCAATTGTGGCTTTACCGACGTCGTCTCCGTGAAAGCGGAAGTACTCCGCCTGGTCAAAGACCACGGTTTAGAAGCTCACTATGTTGGTTCCCACCCGATGGCTGGTACCGCCGATTCTGGGTGGAAGCACTCTCACACCGGCCTGTTTAAGCAGGCCGCGTGGGCGATCGCCTTTGACTATGCTGTAGAAAACGAAGACCCGGGCAAGTTTTGGATTGAGGTGTTTACCGATGTCACCAAGCTGATCCAACTCGCCGGCGCTGAAGCTATCCCTGTCGAAGTTGCCAACCACGATGCCGCAGTCGCCCGCGTATCGCATCTGCCGCATGTCTTGGCTGAAGCCTTGGCAGTAGTCGGCGATAACGGCGGAATTCTCGCGCAATCACTTGCCGCAAGCTCATTCAAAGACGGCACCCGCGTGGCCGGAACTTCGCCTGCATTGGTGCGCCAAATGTGTGAAACCAACTCCGCAGCGCTTGTCGATGTCCTCGATGAAGCACTTATCTTGCTTGCCGATGCCCGCGATAACCTCGCCGCCGACCCTGCCGACATTTCCTACTTGGCCGATGCCGGCTACCGCGCCCGCACTCGCTTAAACGCCCGCTCCGGCGCGCACAAGAACTCGGTCTCCCCCGTCAAGATTTCTTCCCGCCCTGTGCTTCGCCTCAAGCCCGGCGCTTATGGCTGGGTCTCGACCCTCAAGCAAGCCGAATCCTTGGGCGGGCGCATCGAGGTTTTCTAA
- a CDS encoding tRNA adenosine deaminase-associated protein — translation MSDDDFDGYSFAVTVALGAGTWNVRSYNDPFNNPQDSLNAVRTLRSEGAAFALLCVDDDYFVVVRPVPGGARWFISDATMAVDDDFAAGILEEAGCEIPDIDPADLDDVDGYGDGDFDIFEDLGVNEYQLAAYVDNDEDYPSDMLLRIAGELGFGDELEEEINS, via the coding sequence ATGAGCGATGACGACTTCGACGGCTACTCATTTGCCGTCACCGTAGCATTGGGCGCTGGCACATGGAACGTGCGCAGCTATAACGATCCTTTCAACAACCCGCAGGATTCTTTAAACGCGGTACGCACATTGCGTTCCGAAGGTGCGGCCTTTGCCCTTTTATGCGTAGATGATGACTATTTTGTAGTAGTTCGCCCAGTTCCGGGCGGGGCGCGCTGGTTTATCTCTGATGCGACCATGGCTGTCGATGATGACTTTGCCGCCGGCATATTAGAAGAAGCCGGCTGCGAAATCCCCGATATTGACCCGGCTGATCTAGATGACGTGGATGGCTACGGCGATGGCGATTTCGACATCTTTGAAGATTTGGGCGTGAATGAATATCAGCTAGCAGCCTATGTCGACAATGATGAGGACTACCCCTCAGACATGTTGCTGCGGATCGCTGGCGAGCTAGGTTTCGGAGATGAGCTCGAAGAAGAAATCAATTCCTAA
- a CDS encoding nucleoside deaminase, with the protein MQRALEVAASTPASDIPVGAVIYAPDGTELATGVNRREQLADPTAHAEVEAIRAAARALGDSWRLEHCELVVTLEPCAMCAGAAQAARIGSVVFGAWEPKTGACGSLVDVLRAPGALFVPEVRAGVSEAQCQELLRDFFQNLRTTTRK; encoded by the coding sequence ATGCAACGCGCTCTAGAAGTTGCAGCCTCAACCCCGGCAAGCGATATCCCTGTCGGGGCGGTTATCTACGCCCCCGACGGCACGGAGCTGGCCACTGGAGTAAACCGCCGTGAGCAATTAGCTGACCCCACCGCGCACGCTGAGGTTGAAGCCATCCGCGCTGCTGCGCGCGCCTTGGGTGATTCCTGGCGGTTGGAACATTGCGAACTGGTGGTGACGCTGGAGCCGTGCGCGATGTGTGCAGGCGCAGCACAGGCCGCCCGGATAGGCTCGGTGGTCTTTGGCGCTTGGGAACCGAAAACTGGGGCGTGCGGCTCACTTGTTGATGTCCTGCGTGCCCCCGGCGCACTGTTTGTCCCCGAGGTGCGCGCAGGCGTGTCAGAAGCACAATGCCAAGAATTATTGCGAGATTTCTTTCAAAACTTACGCACCACCACGCGGAAATGA
- a CDS encoding CsbD family protein: MGDFENKKDDLVGKAKETYGEATGDHKAANEGKADQVIADAKEKASDAGEAIKDKANKVIGSFKKDENEK, encoded by the coding sequence ATGGGCGATTTTGAAAACAAGAAGGACGACCTCGTCGGCAAGGCAAAGGAAACCTACGGCGAAGCAACGGGTGACCACAAGGCTGCCAACGAAGGCAAGGCTGATCAGGTCATTGCTGATGCGAAGGAAAAGGCTTCCGACGCAGGTGAAGCGATTAAGGATAAGGCCAATAAAGTTATTGGTTCTTTCAAGAAGGATGAGAACGAAAAGTAA